In the genome of bacterium, the window CCGGCCAGCAGGCGTCGCAGGCGGACGAAGCTGCGCATGATCTGGATGTTGACCTGGATTGCCTGGGGGCTGCTGAGCACACTCGACAGCATCGCAATCCCTTGTTCCGTAAAGGCATAGGGAAGATGCCGGCGGCCGCCCCAACTTGAGGTCACAATCTGTGACCTCAAGTTGGCAAACTCCTCGGGACCCAGTTGGAACATGAAGTCCTCAGGGAAGCGTGCGAGGTTACGCTTCACAGCCTGGATCATCACCTTGGTTTCCACCCCATAGAGAACGGCCAGGTCGGCGTCCAGCCAGGAAGCTCGCCCGGCAAGTGCCCGAATCCGGTTGTCCCCCCGGGACGCGGCCGCCTACACTCGCCCCGGCACGGGGCCGGAACGGCGCCCGAACCCACGGGGGGACTGAGTGCAGATCGTCATCGTCGGCGGCGGCACGGTGGGCACGGAGCTGGCGGTGCACCTCCAGCGCTCCGGCCACGCCGTCGCCCTCGTCGAGCCGCGCGCGGAGCGCTGCGCCGAGCTGGCCGAGAAGCTCGACATCCTCGTCGTCGAGGGCAGCGGCGCCAGCCCGCGCACGCTCGAGCAGGCGGGCATCGCAGGCGCGCAGATGCTCCTGGCCGTCAGTTCGGTGGACGAAGCCAACATCCTTGCCTGCGGTCTGGCCGCCCAGTACGGCGTGCCCACGCGCATGGCGCGCATCCGCAGCAGCGGCGAGTTCCGAGCCAAAGGCAGCCGCGTCAACCTGGAGGCCCTCGGCGTTACGCGGGTGATCGACCCCGAGCACGTCATGGTGCGCGTCATCGCGCAGATCGCCCACATCCCCGGCGCCGTGGAGGTCTTCAGCTACCACGAGGGCGAGATCCTCCTCGCCCGCCACATCATGACTCCCGGTATGCCGATCATCGGCAAGCGTCTGCTGGACATCGCCGCCCTCACCGGCAGCCATCGGTTCCTGGCCGTTGCGCTGCGCCGCGAGAGCGAGGGCAAGACCTGGATCCCCGCCGGCGACGACGTGATCGCCGCTGGCGACGACATCACCACCGCGTTCACGCGCGAGTCCCTGCACCGCTACCTCGAGCTGCTCGGTCTCGAGGACCGCCGCGTGAAGCGCGCCATCGTCACCGGCGACGGCCTGACGGCGATCCAGCTCTGCGAGGAGCTGGCGAGCTGGGTGGAGGTGGTCACGCTCATCGACTGGAATCCCGACCACGCGATGCGCGCCGCTCGACGCCTGGAGGGCGTGGACGTGATCCAGGGCGATCCCACCGAGCGCGACGTGCTGCGCGAGGTCAACGTCAGTCGCGCCGACTTCTTCGCCGGCGTCGGCAACGACACCACGCGCAACGTGATGAGCGCGCTGCTCGCGCGCTCGGAGGGCTGCGACGAAGTGGCCGCGATCTCGCTCGAGCCCACGAGCAACCGCCTCTTCCGGGAGATCGGCGTCAACCACGTGATCAGCCCGCGGCGGGCGATCGCACAGGAGATCATGGACGTCATCGCCCGCGGGCGCATGTCGGTGGAGCTGCAGCTGCGCAACCTCGACCTCGAGTCGGTGGAGATTCGCGCCGGCGAGGGCAGCAAGGTCACGGCCGGCCCGCTCTTCAAGGTGTGGGCGCCCTACAAGCGACAGGCCATCGTCGGCGCCGTCTTCCGCGACGGCAAGGCGAGCATCCCGCAGGGCGGCACGGTGATCGCGGCCGGCGACGAGGCGGTGGTGATCCTCAAGCCCAAGCACGTCTCCACGATCCAGGGGCTCTTCAAGGAGCGGCGGTGAACCGCGGCGCCGTGCTCTACGCCATCGGCCGGCTGCTGCAGATCCTGGCCGTCATCCTGTTCGTGCCGCTGGGCATCTCCGTCTGGGACGACCTCGCCCGCCCGGGCGGCACGGCGCTCGAGAGCAGCGAGAGCCTGGCCTTCGCCGCGGCGATCGTCTTCTCGCTGGTTGCGGGCACATTGCTCGAGTGGCTCACGCGGCGCCACCGCTACGATCCGGGCGTGCGCGAGGGCTTCGCCATCGTCACGCTGGGCTGGGTGAGCCTGACCCTGATCGGCGCGATTCCCTTCTTCGTCTGGATGCTCGAGCAGCGCGGCGCCCCCGGCCCGGTCGCCGTCCTCGGCGCCTTCACCGACGCCTACTTCGAGGTGATGAGCGGCTTCACGACGACGGGCGCTACCATCATTCCCGACGTCGAGGCCCTGCCGCGCGGGCTGCTCTTCTGGCGCGCGCTGACGCACTGGCTGGGCGGCATGGGCATCATCACGCTGGCCCTGGCGATCTTCCCCGCCATGGGCGTGGGCGGCTACCAGATGTTCCGCGGCGAGGTGCCCGGCCCCAGCGCCGACCGCCTGCGCCCGCGCCTGCGCGAGACGGCGGCGATCCTCTGGGGCGTCTACGCCCTGCTCACGGGCGTGCAGACCGGCCTGCTGATGCTCGGCGGCATGAACCTGCTCGACGCGCTCTGCCACGCCTTCGCGACGATGGCCACCGGCGGCTTCTCGACGCGCAACGCCTCGATCGGCGCCTACGGCAGCGCCTACATCGACTGGGTGATCGTGCTCTTCATGTTCCTCGCGGGGATGAACTTCGTCCTCCACTATCGCCTGCTCTTCCGCCGCGACTGGCGCGCCCTGCGCGAGGACCGCGAGTTCCACTTCTACTTCGGCACCGCGGCGCTGGCCGTCCTGGCGACCACGGTCGCGCTCTGGCTCGGCGGCTTGCAGAGCCCGCAGCACGCCGCGGCGAGCTTCCAGGCCGCGCCGCGGGAGCCGGCGGCCTTCGCCGCGCACTACGAGCGCGAAGCCGCGAAGCTGGACGGCCCGGCTGCCGCCCTGCGCTACGCCGCCTTCCAGGTGGTGTCGGTGCTCACCACGACCGGCTTCTGCACGGCGGACTTCGACCTGTGGCCGCCAGCGATCGGCTTGCTGCTGGTGGTGCTCATGTTCTGGGGCGGCTGCGCGGGCTCCACCGGCGGCGGCATGAAGATGATCCGCGTGCTGGTGACGCTGAAGGCGTCCTGGCGCGAACTGAAGAAGGTGGTGCGCCCGCGCCTGGTCTCGCCGCTCAAGGTGCGGCGCGCGCCCTTGCAGGAGCCGATGGTGGCGAACATCGTCGCCTTCTTCGTGCTCTTCGTGGGGCTCTTCGTGGTCTGCTCGCTCTTGATGAGCGCTTTCGTGCCCGATCTGGTGACGGCCGTCACCAGCGTGGCCGCCTGCATCGGCAACGTCGGCCCCGGCCTGGCCGGTGTCGGCGCCACGCAGCACTACGCCTGGATCCCCGCCGCGGGCAAGTGGGTGCTGATCCTCTGCATGCTGCTCGGCCGCCTGGAGATCTTCACCGTGCTCGTCGTGCTGCGGCCGAGCTTCTGGCGGCGCTAGGTCGGCGGCCGCGCGCAGCGCCGTGCTCTGGTTCGGCGAGCTGATGCGCCGGCGCCTCTACCGCGACTGCGGCTACGCCAGCATTCATGCCTACGCCGAAGCCGTGCTCGGCTTCTCCCGCAACAAGACCTTTCAGTTCATCCATCTGGCCGAGAGCTTGGAGCACCTGCCGCGGCTGCGGGAGTCCCTGACGCGCGGCGAGCTGCCCTGGACGAAGGCTCGCGAAGTGGTGAAGGTGGCTACCGAGCACACCGAGCGTCAGTGGATCGAACAGGCGCAGCAACTGAACAGCCGCACGCTCGAGGCGCGCGTCAAAGAGGCGCGCGTGAGCACGCGGGCACTCTTGGCGGAAGCCAGCGGACAGGGGAGCCTGCTCGGGAGCCCGTTGCCGGCGGCCGCTGGCGCGGAGCTCGGCAGTCGCGCGCAGACCGGAGGCGATCCAGAGCGGACAGCAAGCGCTACTCTGCCCGCTGCGCTGGTTGCGGAGGCAGAGGTGACGCTGACCTTGCGCCTCCGACCGCTCGACCTTGCGCGCTTGCAGTCGATGCTGGAGAAGATCCGCAAGGCTGGCGCCGCAACTGCCCGGCACCAGACGCGGGAGGAGCTTCTGCTCGCCGGCCTGGACGCCCTCCTTGCCAGCCTCGAAGTCTCCGAGCCCAGCGCCATGGACGAATCTGGCGGCGAGTTGCCACGTGGCAACTCCGCCCCGCCCTACCAGGTCGTGGTCTACCGCTGCGAGGAGTGCGGCGCGGCGCGCCTGCCGGACGGGCGCCCCCCGGCGCCGGCGGTGGCCGCGCAGGCAGCCTGCCACCGCCTGCTGCACGAACGCGGCGTAGGGCTTGCCGTCGCACTGCCGGCAGCGGCATTGCCGAACGCCGGCTAGTTGCCTGTGAGCGGCGAGACACGCTGGTGAACTTGAGACCACAGGCTGTGATTTCAAGTTCGCGGCTCTCGCCTTACTCCCCCGCCGGCGTCAGCCGCCCCGGCATGAAGCGCCCGCAGCCCGGCGCGCCGTAGAGCTGCCCGCCGTCGACCAGCCGCTGCCCGCGCAGGTAGACCGCGCGGATCTCGCCGCGCACTTCCATGCCCTCGTAGGGGCTCCAGTCGGCGGCGCCGTGCAGGTCCACGTTGCGGATGAAGCGGATCGGGTTGGGATCGAAGATGAAGAAGTCGGCGTCGGCGCCCTCGCGCAGCGCACCCTTCGTCGGCGCGAGGCCGAAGAGCCGCGCCGGGTTCTCCGCCAGCACGCGCGCGAGCAGGATCAGCGAAGCGTTCGAGCGCGGCGTCAGGCCGCCGTCGCCCAGCGGCACGAGGTGGCCGAACATCAGCGAGAAGAGCGTCTCGACGCCCGGTAGGCCGCCCGGCGTGCGGCTGAAGTCGCCGGGCGCGACGTCCTTCTGCGCCAGCCGGAAGGGGCAGTGGTCCGTCGAGACCACCTCGATCTCGCCGCCCGTCACCGCGGCGGTCAGCGCCTGACGGTCGGCCGTGCGGCGCAGCGGCGGACTCGCGATGTAGCGATGACCCCCCTCGCCCTCGTAGCGCCGGCGGTCCAGGATCAGGTACTGCGGGCAGGTCTCGGCGTGGATGCGCCAGCCCTCGGCCCGCGCGCGGCGGATCACCTCCAGCCCGCGCAGCGAGCTGAGGTGCACCACGTAGAGCGGGCAGCCGGCCAGGCGCGCGAGCGTCGCCACGCGCTGGATCGCCTCCGCCTCGACGAGGTCGGGCCGGCACTTCTCGTGCATGGGCGCTGCGGTCTCGCCGCGCGCCCGCGCCCGCTCGACGAGGAAGTCGATGGCGTCGCCGTTCTCGGCGTGCACCATCAAGAGGCCGCCCGCCTCGCCGACGGCCTCGGCGACGCGCACGATCGCCGGGTCCGCGAGCTGCATGCCGCGCGCGCCGTAGGCCGTGAAGATCTTGACGCTCGACACGCCGCTCGCGAAGAGCGCCGGAATCTCCGCCAGGTTCGCCGGGCTGTAGTCGGTGAGGTTGGCGTGCAGGGCGACGTCCACCAGCGCCCGCCCCGCGATCGCCGACCGCCGCCGCTCGACGCTGGCGAGCAGGCCCTCGCCCGGCTCTTGCACGGAGAAGTCGATCACCGTCGTCACGCCGCCGAAGGCCGCCGCGCGCGTGCCGCTCTCGATGTCGTCCGCGGAGACCATGTCCAGCACCGGAATGCCCAGGTGCACGTGGGCGTCGACGATGCCGGGGAAGATGACGCGGCCCGTCGCGTCCACCTCTTGCTCGCCGGGGTCGATGCCCTGGCCGATGGCCGCGATGCGGCCGCCGCTGACGCCGACGTCGCCCACGACCACGCCGGAGGGAGTGACGACGCGGCCCGAACGAATCACCAGATCGAACATGCTCACTCCTTGCGCTCGGCAATCGATGCGGCCGCGAGCGGCAGGGCGCCGCGGCGAAAGGCCGTCAACTCGGCGGCGGCGGCGAGGGCGATCTCCTCGGGACTCTCGGCGCCGATCGCGAGGCCGATCGGGCAGTGCAGGCGCGCGCAGGCCGCCGCCGACACGCCCTCCTCGCTGAGCCTGCGCTCGAGCAGCGCCCGCTTGCGCGCGCTGCCCAGCAGCCCCAGATAGCCGGCCGGCTGCGCGATCGCCCAGCGCAGCGCGGCCAGGTCCAGATGGTGCCCGCGCGTCGCAATCGCGATCGCATCTGCCGCCGTGGGCGGCGGCCACGCGCTCAGGCTTGCCAGCGGCCCGCCCAGGCGCGCCGCGGCGAAGGGAAAGCGCTGGGCGTCGACGAACTCGGGCCGGTCGTCGTGCACGAAGACCCGCCAGCCGAGCGCGTCCGCGAAGCGGGCGAGGGCGAGGCCCACGTGCCCGCCGCCCAGAAGATACAGCACGGGTGGCCGCAGCGCCGGATCGGCGAGCAGCGCCTCGACCCGCGCGAGGGCCGCCGCGCCGGGCGCCAAGCGCTCAGCTTCGAGACCGAGTGCGCCGCCGCAAACGAGGCTGGCGTCTTCGGCGTCCTCGCCATCCAGCTCCAGCGTTTCGGCTAGGCGACCGCCCTCGGCCAGAACGCGCAGCGCCAGCACGCGCGCCGCGCCATCGACGCAGCCGCCGCCCACGGTGCCGAGCTGCTGGCCGTCGGCAAGGAAGAGCGCGCGCGGGTAGTCCTTGCGCGGCACCGAGCCCCGCCAGGCGGTCACGCTGACCAGGGCGGCCGGCCGGCCGGCGAGCAATTCGTCGCGCAGGCGGGTGAGGAGATCCGCGGCGTCCGCGCCCATGGCGGGCCTAGCGCTTGCCCTGGGCGTCCAGGGCCTCGAGCAGCGCGGTCAGCACGCCGGCCGCAATCGTGCGGCCCTTGTCCGAGAGCGTGGCCGGGTCGATCCGCTCGCCGCGCGGGTCGACGTCCGCCAGCTTCGTGCCGGCGCCAATCGCCGCGCCGTCGGCGAGCAGGCCGCGCACGCGGCCGGCGATGCGCGTGACCACCGTCTGCGGCTCGCCCTCGCCCTCGACGACGCCGAGCAGGTCGCCGCGCTGCACGAGCTGGCCGATCTCGACGTGGGCCCAGAAGCGGCCGGCCACCGGCGCGAAGGTGACGCGATTGACGCTCTCGCCCGCGATCTCGCCCGGCACGGCCGTGTCGTGCGCGGCCTCGCCCGCGCGGATGATGCGGCCGAGGTCGTGCCCCCGCTCGGTCTCGATGACCACGTCCACGTGCTCGCCGGCCCGGATGCCCGGCCCGATCGCCACGGTGAAGGGCGCGCGGCCGCGGATCGCCTCCGTCGCCGTCTTCTGCATGCGCGCGTCGACGATGGCGAAGACGGGCAGCAGGTCGAGCATCGCGAGCCCGTGGTCGATGACGAGCGCGATCTCGCCCGCCCGCCAGGCCGCGCGCACGGCGCGCAGGCTGCGGGCCGTCACGGCCGGCGGGGGCAGGTCGCCGGGCGCGCCCTGGTGGTCCAGGCGCAGGGGCTTGCAGCACAGGCGCGCCGTGACGCCCTCGACCGTCCAGGCGCCGCTCCTCAGCGCCCGCGAGAAGGCCACCTCGCGGCGGATCGCCAGCGGCTCGGGCAGCTCGGTCATCACCACGGGAAAGCCCGCGCGCTGCAGGTGCCAGGCGATGGCGCTGGCGTGCTCGCCGGCGCCGCGGATGAGGACGGGACTGCGCCTAAACCGCATGGAACTCGGGCTCCTGGGGAAGCAGGGCGCTCAGCGCGCCGGCCTGATCGGGGCGATCGAGGTCGAGTATGACGCCCGGGTCGGCCGAGTCCAAGGGAAAAGGCTCCGGCAGCGCGGCGGCCACGCGCTCGCCCCGCGCGGCGAGCAGCGCGGGAAAGTCCTTGCGCGGGAGGTAGTAGGGATGCCCGGGCCGGCCGCCGTGAAGGGGCCGCAGAGCCCGCGCAGGCGCGGCACGGGCGGCCGCGAGGAGCGCGGCGAGGGTCTCGCGGCGAATGGCCGGCATGTCGGCCAGGGCGAGCAGCACGCCCGCGGCGTCGCGCTTGAGCGCGCCAAGCCCCGCGCGCCAGCTCGCCGAGAGCCCGGCCGCGGGATCCGGGTTGAGGGCCACCTGCCAGCCGCGCGCGCGCGCCTCGGCGGCCAGCGCTTCGTCATCCGGACCGAGCACGAGGATGCGCTGGAGCAGCGGCAGGCCGGCATAGGCGCCCAGCGCCCAGTGGAGCAGCGGCGCGCCCTTGAGCAAGAAGCGCCGCTTGTCGGCGCCGAAGCGCTCGCCGCGGCCGGCGGCTGCGAGGATCACCGCCACCGGCAGCTCGCCCCCGGGGGTGAGCGAGAACTCGCCGCGCTGCGCGCTGCCCGTCAGGATCGCGCCCGGCCAGACGGCGCCGAGCGCGGCGGCCAGCGCGGCCGCCTCGGCGGGCCAGGCCTCGGCCTGGTTGATCAGGATGCGCACGGGCACGGCGCCCGTCTTGCCGAGGTAGCCCTCCGGCGCGAGCAACGCGCGCGCGACGCGGCGCGGTGTCGGCCGCTCGCCCGCGCGCAGCTCCCAGGCGGCCGGTGCGCGCTCCAGGCGATGCACGGTCGCCTCGCTCGCGGGCGCGGCGAGCGCGGCCGCGCCCACCACGAGCAACGCGAGGTCCGCTTCCTCGGGCACGGCGGGATCCTGCGGCAGGTGCACCTTGAGCGGTCGCCCGCGCGCGCCGTCGCTCTCGAGGAGGACGACATCGGCCAGCCCGCGCAGCGCGGCGGCAGCGAGCGCGGGCAGGCCCGCGAGCTTGGCCGTCTCGCCGGGCGCGGCGAGCTGGCGGCCGAGGAACACGGCGCGCGCCTCGGCGAAGGCCGCGGGCAGGGCGCGCGGATCCTCGACGAGCGGCAGGCCGGGAAAGGGATAGACCTTCGTGCTCGTGCTCACGAGCACGCGTGGGTGCGCGCGGGCCAGCTCGCGGGCGAGCTGGGCGAGCAGGCTCGTCTTGCCCCCGCTGCCGAGCACGGCGATCAGGCGCCCGCGCCAATCGGCCGGCGGCGCGCCGAGCAGGGCCGCGAGGCGCGCGCCGCTCAGCGCAGGGCCCGCACGAGCCAGATGACGAGAAAGATCGGCCAGAGCATCACCACCACCGGGTAGAGCCCCCAGGCGTTCTGGATGCTCGGCTCGCCGCTGGCCGGGCGCTCGGCGCCCGCGGTGAGCTGCTGCAGGAAGAGAACGCCCACGATCGCGCCGAGGACGAAGTAGCCCAGCACCAGGAGCCAGATGGTGCGGGGACGGAGCCGGGGGTTGTGCTTGCGCTTGGTCATCGCCCGGAGGCCTCCCCGCGCCCGGCAGCGGTCGCGGGCCGGGCGCCCCGTCCATTCTAGCGCAGGGCGGGGCGCCGGAGCGCGGGAATTCTGGCGCGACTAGTCGCCCTGGACGCCGCCCCAGCCGGAACCGACATCCGAGCGCTCGTACTCCGTGTGCTTGAAGCGCACCTTGCCCAGGCCCGTGCCGCCGCTGACCAGGCCGAAGCGGCAGTCGAGGAAGTCGATGCCGCCCATGCCGGTGCCGACCTCCAGCTCCTCCACCTCGGCGTCGCGCACCTGGATGTCGCCCATGCCGGTCTTGAGGGCGGCCAGCTCGATGGCCGCGAGCGGCCCGACGCGGATGTCGCCCTTGCCGGTGGAAACCTCGATCTCGTGGATGCCGCCCACGTCCTCGAGCGTGACCTCGCCGAGACCCGTCTCGGCGATGATCCGGCGGCCGCCCTTCATGCCGATGATGTCGATGTCGCCATAGCCCGTCGTCAGCTCCAGCGCGCAGCCGGCGGGCAGCTCGAGCCAGGCGTCGCCGATCGCGCCGGGATTGTCCGAGGCGCTCGCGAGGCGCAGGCGGCCGTCCTCGAGCTTGACGGTGATGTCGTTCGGCTCGGCCTCGGGGATCTTCAGGCGCAGCCGGGCGCGGTCGCCACTGACGCCCCGCACCTCGATGTCGCCGAGGCCGACCTCCAGCTCGAACTCGCCGCCGGGCGCGCCCTCCAGCTCCACGAGGCGGCTGTGCTCCAGGCGCACGCCGTCCACGCGCATGTGGTCCTCGCCCCAGTCTTTCATCTTCGAGCCCGCCGTCGCGCCCAGGATCAGGGCGGCGAGCGCGAGCAGGATCAGGCCGTGCCAGCGTCGCATGGTCACTCCTCGGGTAGGGTGGGATGGAACGCGGGGCCTACGGCTCTCGCCCGGCCGTGTTTCGAGGGGCTCCGGCGGCCCTAGCGCGCCAGCACCGCCCGGCCGCTCCAGCTCGCGCCGCCCTGTTCGAGCCGGAAGAAGTAGACCCCCGCCGGCAGGGGGCGGCCCGCCGCGTCGCGGCCGTCCCAGATGGCACTCTGCGCGCCGGCCGGCGCCTCGCCGTCGAGCAGGGTGCGCAGGTGGCGGCCGTTGCAGTCGAAGACGGCGAGGCGTGCCCGGCCCGCCGCCGGCAGCGCGAAGCCCAGGCGCGTTGCGCCCTGGAAGGGATTCGGACTCGCGCTGACAAGCGCCTCCGCGAGGGCTGCGGGCTCCACCGCCGTCGGGTCCTCCCCGCGGTAGGCGCGCAGGTTCGTCCCCACGCCGCAGAGCACCAGCGTGCCGCCCTGCCCGATCGAGGGCCCGCCGATGTTGATGTTCGGCACCGCGACGTCCCAGTGCAGTGTCGCGAGGTCGGCGCTGTAGACGTAGACGTGCCCCGTCGCGAAGCCGCTGTTGGAGAAGAACAGCCGGCCCGCGCCGTCGATGGCCATGTGCGCGTTGCTGAGCGCGCTGGGCAGCGGGATGTCGTCGAGCACGGCGCCCGTCGCCCCGTCCAGGCGCGCGAGCCGGTTGCCCGTGATCACCGCGTAGACCGAGCCGTCGGCGCCCACGGCGTGCTCGGCGAAGGCGCCGCCGAAGCCGCGCACCTGCCACTTGAGCGCGAAACCGCTGCCCGTGTCGGTCCAGGAGTAGTAGTAGTCGTTGGTCGGGCTCGCCTCGGCGCGGTTGATGAGCACGCTGCCGTCGGGCGCCACCCAGGGCGTCACCTGGCAGAGGAAGCCGGGCATCGTCGGGCTCTGGTAGAGGAAGGCGCCGGTCGCGACGGAGAACTTCTTGAGCGCGTGGCCGCCGCCCACGACATCGAGCACGTAGAGGCCGTCGCCGTAGCGCGCGCCGCCGCAGGAGCCCGAGACCGAGCCCACGCGCGGCGAGTGCCAGACCGTGTGGCCGTCCACCGCGTCGAAGCGCCAGATGTCCTGGAAGCTCGCTACCAGCGGGTCGCCGTTGTCGGCGAAAACGACGCCATCGTAGGGCCCGGCGTCCTGCAGCTCGTCGCTCACCCAGAGCGTGTGGCCGTCGCTGGCGTCGAGCGCGTAGAAGAGGGCCGACACGCTGGCGCCGTTGCCCGAGCGCGAGCAGTAGACCCGCCCATCGCGCACGCCGGCGATCCAGGGCGTCCAGTCCCCGGCCACGTAGGGCAGCACCACGGCCCAGAGCTCGGCGCCGGTCGTCAGGTCCATGGCGACGACGTAGGCGTCGTTCGGCTGCTCGTAGGGCCAGCGCGCCTGGCGCACCATGAAGACGCGGTTGCCCTCGGTCACCGGATGCCAGGCGATGAGCGAGCTGCGGCCGCCGGACCAGAGGAGATCCGCCGTGGCCGGGCCCAGCTCGCTGGTCAGCCCGTTGCGCGCGGCATTGCCGCCCTGGTTGCTCCAGTCGGTGGCGAGCGCGGGGGCGAGCGCGGGCGGCGCGGCGCCCAGGAGCAGCGCGGCGCAGAGGCAGGCGAGGCGGCGGGCGGCAGGGCGCGCGGGCATGAGCACTCCTTCCGGGCGGGTCGGAAAGAGCATACACCCCCGCCGCGGGCCGTGTCAGCGGCGGGGGCGGAGGCGGCCGCGAGGGGATCTAGCGCCGCAGGTCGCGCACACGGGTGTTCGTCATCATCTCGTGGAAGGTCTCGCGCATGCGATTCCAGTAGGGGTGCAGCGAACAGGGATGCGCCTCGTCGCAACTGGCCAGTCCGAGCAGACAGCCCCCGCCCTCCAGGCGAATCGCTCCCTCGACGATCCGCAGAACGTCCTGGATCGGGCGTTCGAGCGCCTCCGGCCGCAGGCGGAAGCCGCCGCCCCAGCCCTTCTGCGAGTCCACGAACCCACCCTTGCGGAGCTGGTTCAGGATCTTCGACAGGTAGTTCGCGGGGATCGCGAGCTCACGCGCGATCTGCTCGCCGGGCACCCATTCGCCT includes:
- a CDS encoding ORF6N domain-containing protein; amino-acid sequence: MRALAGRASWLDADLAVLYGVETKVMIQAVKRNLARFPEDFMFQLGPEEFANLRSQIVTSSWGGRRHLPYAFTEQGIAMLSSVLSSPQAIQVNIQIMRSFVRLRRLLAGNEELARKLNALEQKYDAQFRVVFDAIRELMALPSPRKAKRIGFSSGEEKP
- the trkA gene encoding Trk system potassium transporter TrkA, which produces MQIVIVGGGTVGTELAVHLQRSGHAVALVEPRAERCAELAEKLDILVVEGSGASPRTLEQAGIAGAQMLLAVSSVDEANILACGLAAQYGVPTRMARIRSSGEFRAKGSRVNLEALGVTRVIDPEHVMVRVIAQIAHIPGAVEVFSYHEGEILLARHIMTPGMPIIGKRLLDIAALTGSHRFLAVALRRESEGKTWIPAGDDVIAAGDDITTAFTRESLHRYLELLGLEDRRVKRAIVTGDGLTAIQLCEELASWVEVVTLIDWNPDHAMRAARRLEGVDVIQGDPTERDVLREVNVSRADFFAGVGNDTTRNVMSALLARSEGCDEVAAISLEPTSNRLFREIGVNHVISPRRAIAQEIMDVIARGRMSVELQLRNLDLESVEIRAGEGSKVTAGPLFKVWAPYKRQAIVGAVFRDGKASIPQGGTVIAAGDEAVVILKPKHVSTIQGLFKERR
- a CDS encoding TrkH family potassium uptake protein gives rise to the protein MNRGAVLYAIGRLLQILAVILFVPLGISVWDDLARPGGTALESSESLAFAAAIVFSLVAGTLLEWLTRRHRYDPGVREGFAIVTLGWVSLTLIGAIPFFVWMLEQRGAPGPVAVLGAFTDAYFEVMSGFTTTGATIIPDVEALPRGLLFWRALTHWLGGMGIITLALAIFPAMGVGGYQMFRGEVPGPSADRLRPRLRETAAILWGVYALLTGVQTGLLMLGGMNLLDALCHAFATMATGGFSTRNASIGAYGSAYIDWVIVLFMFLAGMNFVLHYRLLFRRDWRALREDREFHFYFGTAALAVLATTVALWLGGLQSPQHAAASFQAAPREPAAFAAHYEREAAKLDGPAAALRYAAFQVVSVLTTTGFCTADFDLWPPAIGLLLVVLMFWGGCAGSTGGGMKMIRVLVTLKASWRELKKVVRPRLVSPLKVRRAPLQEPMVANIVAFFVLFVGLFVVCSLLMSAFVPDLVTAVTSVAACIGNVGPGLAGVGATQHYAWIPAAGKWVLILCMLLGRLEIFTVLVVLRPSFWRR
- the hydA gene encoding dihydropyrimidinase, with the protein product MFDLVIRSGRVVTPSGVVVGDVGVSGGRIAAIGQGIDPGEQEVDATGRVIFPGIVDAHVHLGIPVLDMVSADDIESGTRAAAFGGVTTVIDFSVQEPGEGLLASVERRRSAIAGRALVDVALHANLTDYSPANLAEIPALFASGVSSVKIFTAYGARGMQLADPAIVRVAEAVGEAGGLLMVHAENGDAIDFLVERARARGETAAPMHEKCRPDLVEAEAIQRVATLARLAGCPLYVVHLSSLRGLEVIRRARAEGWRIHAETCPQYLILDRRRYEGEGGHRYIASPPLRRTADRQALTAAVTGGEIEVVSTDHCPFRLAQKDVAPGDFSRTPGGLPGVETLFSLMFGHLVPLGDGGLTPRSNASLILLARVLAENPARLFGLAPTKGALREGADADFFIFDPNPIRFIRNVDLHGAADWSPYEGMEVRGEIRAVYLRGQRLVDGGQLYGAPGCGRFMPGRLTPAGE
- a CDS encoding NADP-binding protein yields the protein MRFRRSPVLIRGAGEHASAIAWHLQRAGFPVVMTELPEPLAIRREVAFSRALRSGAWTVEGVTARLCCKPLRLDHQGAPGDLPPPAVTARSLRAVRAAWRAGEIALVIDHGLAMLDLLPVFAIVDARMQKTATEAIRGRAPFTVAIGPGIRAGEHVDVVIETERGHDLGRIIRAGEAAHDTAVPGEIAGESVNRVTFAPVAGRFWAHVEIGQLVQRGDLLGVVEGEGEPQTVVTRIAGRVRGLLADGAAIGAGTKLADVDPRGERIDPATLSDKGRTIAAGVLTALLEALDAQGKR
- the yqeC gene encoding putative selenium-dependent hydroxylase accessory protein YqeC, which translates into the protein MDGAPGPRPLPGAGRPPGDDQAQAQPPAPSPHHLAPGAGLLRPRRDRGRSLPAAAHRGRRAPGQRRAEHPERLGALPGGGDALADLSRHLARAGPALSGARLAALLGAPPADWRGRLIAVLGSGGKTSLLAQLARELARAHPRVLVSTSTKVYPFPGLPLVEDPRALPAAFAEARAVFLGRQLAAPGETAKLAGLPALAAAALRGLADVVLLESDGARGRPLKVHLPQDPAVPEEADLALLVVGAAALAAPASEATVHRLERAPAAWELRAGERPTPRRVARALLAPEGYLGKTGAVPVRILINQAEAWPAEAAALAAALGAVWPGAILTGSAQRGEFSLTPGGELPVAVILAAAGRGERFGADKRRFLLKGAPLLHWALGAYAGLPLLQRILVLGPDDEALAAEARARGWQVALNPDPAAGLSASWRAGLGALKRDAAGVLLALADMPAIRRETLAALLAAARAAPARALRPLHGGRPGHPYYLPRKDFPALLAARGERVAAALPEPFPLDSADPGVILDLDRPDQAGALSALLPQEPEFHAV
- a CDS encoding Rrf2 family transcriptional regulator codes for the protein MAGNNELVWRPLSRTMRYALDILAHLAGKEGEWVPGEQIARELAIPANYLSKILNQLRKGGFVDSQKGWGGGFRLRPEALERPIQDVLRIVEGAIRLEGGGCLLGLASCDEAHPCSLHPYWNRMRETFHEMMTNTRVRDLRR